The DNA segment TGAGAGTGACATAGCCAGTGCTTAAACACAAGTGTGAAATTGTTTTGAACTTgctttaacatattttacataattaaagaGATACTTCAGACATATAAACATCAGgaatataaacatgcaaatgaacagcatttaaaaagtaTGTATGCAGATGATTGGTGGCATACATTGCAATAGAATTGAGTCTGCACTTACAAATACAACGATTATTAGTAAAGGGagtaattcacatttttttttgactttatgTGAATGTTAAAGCTATGAGTGGATACTGTACTGATGTTTTCTGCACATAACATGTTCAGATATTGTTTGTACTATTGCCCTCACACACCTGTGGGTGCAGCAGTGGGGGTGAAGGACCAGGGACTGGGGAGACAAGAGAAGTGGCAGGGGATCTAGGATCAGCCTCTTCATTATCTGTAGGCTCTGTCAAGACAATACTATATGTTAATACAACACGTTGGTAACAATAGTCATAGAGAGATTACATTATACTCTTCATCTGTACTCTATGACCTGGGCCTCGACCCCCACCATGTTACTGGTGGTCTTCCGTGGTGTGACGAAGGGGTCAAGGAATCCCAGGATCTGTGAGTACTTGCACTTCTTCACTGACCCTGCTCCTGACCCACTCCTCTTCTCCATCTCCTTCCTCTTCTCCTTCAGGTACGTGTCCCtgaggcttttccactttttcctgcacacgtcctctgaataaacacattatcttgttagcgaaaagtagctgtatattagggggaaaatagttgtaaaaacTGGCGGGAAGACCGCGGGTCGATAAATGTTTACGTGACTCAaaagtgaaatgtgtatttacaacttACCAGGTTGCCCAAACTCCTCACCGACACTCTTCCAAGcgaggtcctttttattcctgtgtctatagaaatatgaacttgtgtTATATAGCTCCGGGTGAttgctcactgacaatatcagtcgttcctccatgttgaatgagtgactccggGCGGGCCTGCCGCCACAGCAGcaagcaggctcctgattggttaacgcggcgcgaattgacgccaaagttaacatttttcaactcgggcgtcAGACACAAATTCGCGTCAAACATGTAAATGTGGCGAATTCGCATCTACCGTGCCGCActaaacgcctcattcgcgccgcGAGACCCCCAGACATgcgtaaacgcgtctttacattgacttaacattgaaatcattcccGCCAGATGCTCTATTCgagtttggtgtgaacgcagcataagaCCTTTCCTTCGGTTTTTGATTTGGTCAATCGACCGGTTTATACCAGCTTCTTAATTTTTTCAAATACCTGCTTGAAGAGCTTGTCATTGCGTGATTTACGACCATTTAGTCTTGCAACtatgttttcttcttttaaaatattaagcaataacGTGGTTTCTCAAGCTGACCAATTTTGCTTGGCGCCCACCATCTTGCCTATGACAACATCCCATCCCATACGTCAATACACAATTTGTAtgtcattgcacatgcgcagaactttcttgttttattttcaacccgatgaagtgtttacatgtcctcgcGATTGAATTACAAAAGGTTTAAACGACCCCGATTGACGTTtacatgtaacttttttttattctgagtgtgcttctagtcctattacgatcggattagtagggtccatgtaaacgcagTTAATGTTCTCCAAATATGGACTGGGATCCGAAAACACAAATCTATCTTCCCAAAGTCCCAGgaataaatgtgcattattaaGGGCAAAGCAAACCCATTGCTGTACCCCTAGCTTGTTTATTTCTCAAAagatgatataataaaaaaaaaaacactatttttaaaataaaacaagccaTCTGctagcaataaaataaaacaagccgGTGGTTACTCTAAAGGTGATGTCATTTCTAGATAATGTGATAATGCTTCAAGACCTTCTTCATGATCTATATTTGTTAACAGTGATTCCATATCCATAGATGCTAATATAGaggtttctgtatttttaatttccttGATAATGTTTAATACATGGGTTGTGTCTTGAATATAAGAAGGAAGTTCACTAACCATTGGTTTCATAAAATAACCCACAAACTTTGAAGCTGCTTCTGTAATAGACCCATTCCCACTAATTATGGGTCTCCCTGGTGGATTTTCAAGGCAACATATAGACAATTGGAATTCTAGGGTgtttacaaaacagaaaatcatACTCATTCTGTGAAATCCATCCCTCGGTTTGTGTCAATATATCAGTCAATTCAGTTTTAATCCTTTCTCTCGGATTAAATTTCAAGAGCTATTAATACTCTGATTCTGTAGCTGTCGCAAGGCCTCTTCAATATACTGATCTCTGCCCCATACCACAACAGCACCTCTCTTGTCCGCTCTTTTTATatagtttgtttattgtttgttactAAGAGGACTTTCTGCCATTTACACAATTCAAAGTGTCaagcccaatttatacttctgcgtcaaacCTACGCCGTAGCTACTTTGTAGGTTGTGCATAGCCTACGCTTTAggctgacgtgcacctctccaaaaatctaacagcagacagcaagcgctgtgattggtctgctagaactcCTTCCTTCATATAAacttgaggtttgtgtgtgtttatgtgcactttgatatattttaatgttacagcttcttatataacataaaacaaagcaaagaacaagtgtcttttcatatattatactacatagcattatacatcattAGTTTGTCCGCGACAAACTGTGTTGATCTGatgtggtacaagtccttgtggagatggaaagaattccatatcttctcctgttccgttgttgtctccttttgtagttttaaataacgatttaatgatttgatatttatttgctgccGTCATACAATAACCGCGCTACTTTTGagcacaaattataataaaaatacattaatttacagCATGATGCGGGACACAAAATTTATGCAGATGAGATGGATACATTGCCTGTTGAGTACACCCTGCTCTAAATTGTCAACATTTGAGGGAATCTATCATAACTGTTCAATATTTGAAACTACAGCAAAGCAGATGGTCAGGAATGGCCACAGGAGCACATATGctcaaaagaaaatacaaagcctTATGGTGAAGCATAAAGAGATGAAGGATGCATTAAGGAGACAATTAGATGTAGCACACATTCAGCTGCAGCATGAACGTAACTTTGATTTCACATAGCTTTTTTTCTTGTCATACACTTTAACAAAGAACACAAACAGGGTCTCACATTTGCATGACTTTTTGTAACCGATTGTTATTTCTTAAACTCAAGTTGAGACATCAGCACATGCAAACAGCTCAGTTACTTAACATCCATTTATCTTTATTCTCCCCTATACATGTTTACCTATCTCCTTTACTGAACTGGAGCACCCTCTAGTGTCTAGGTGGGTCACATTACACTTTTCATATGTATATGTAAGTGTGATGGGAGAAAAAGTTATTACACTGACTAAAATTGAATGACTTCCAAAATGAATGTCCAGATGATTGTAGAAATTACTCCTTTTTCTAAACcacttgtgacactgaagaaaatggCAGTTTCTTCCCAGAGTGAGTCTTCAAGTGACGTTTCATGCTGCTTGGACATGTGAAACTCTTCTCACACTGAggacacttgtaaggtttctctccagtgtgaaccaCCTTGTGAATCTTAAGGTATTCTTTAAccctgaaactctttccacactgttcgCAGgcgaaaggtttctctccagtgtgaactctcaagTGAACCTTGAGTTTGTCTTCTTTTGAGCAGCTCAATCCACAGTGATGACACATGAGAGGCTTTTCTCCGATGTGAATTTTAACATGATCCTGAAGGTGATTTGTGTCTTTGAAACTCCTTTCACACTGatgacatttaaaactcttttctCTTGAGTGAATACTGATGTGATAATTAAGGTTTTCTTTatatctgaaactctttccacactgactacatatgaatggcttctctccagtgtgacttcTTATGTGAGTCTTCAGGCTTTCTTTGAGCCTGAaattctttccacactgagtgcaggtgaaaggtttctctccagtgtgaactctcatgtgggcATCAAGGGTTCTTTTCTGTGCAAACaattttccacactgagagcatatTAATGGCTTCTtttcagtgtgaactctcatgtgaatcgTAAGTCCTCCATTTCGTGAgaagctcttcccacacagtttgcaggtgtaaggtctctctccagtgtgaatactCATGTGGGCTTTAAGGTGACTTTTCAgtataaaactctttccacactgttcacAGGTGTAAGGTCTCACTTCTGTGTGTATTCTCATGTGTGTCCTAAGGTTTTTTTTCCGTGTAAAGCATTTTCCACATTGAGTGCATATGAACGGTTTATTTTCAAAGTGAATTTTCATGTGAACTTTAAAGCTttctttttcattgaaaatttctccacactgttggcaggtgaaagagctctctccagtatgaactctcatttGAGAATtaaggttttgtgttttttcagccTGTGAGCAACTAATCGAATCTTCTTCAGTTTTGAAATCAAGATGTTCTTCGTTTTGATCTTTCTCTTCCGTTTCATTCtgttcttgactctcctctttcatTGCCATGAGGTCTGAGGTGGAAAGAGACAAATACAAGTTAACACCAGTTTAACGGCATGATGCAACTAACATCAAAACATGACATGAAAAACATCAAATCCAAACATAAGTATGCTAGATCCTATACCTACTAAACTTCTGAAAGAGGTGTAACCTGTAATCTCAGATCTTGATGGAGGGATGTACCATTGCATTCTCCACAATTACGTATCTGGTTGTTGCATTCACAAATTGTTTTGTCTATAATCATGGCCTTCTTTCACCTTATAAATGttgcaggataaaaaaaaataagctctaGCTGGTTGAATAAAGCACTTACTAGTCACACTGACCAATAActgtttccattacccttcaaattgtgcaaactgaaattgtgaattaaaaatgCACCCAATGGAAACCTATCAGTTTAGCAAAACTCCCATATACCGCAAAAAAGTTTGTGTAAAGTGAAAAGTCATGATTTGCTCAGACattatttgtttacaaaataatcATGAATCTCAATTAATTCTAAACCAAAACGCCaacaataatttacataatacaaaatataattataaacaacATCAATCGCAAAGCTTCGTGTAGACTAAAGCTTACCACACTGTCGACAtatattttgtattctatttagaatataaaatatttattataattatgcagtaaaatattacatatgaacTGGGATTATTAAAAGAAACTGAACCATTTGACATCTTGCTTGGAAGGACAgtgtaaatgcttggaaatatttCACGTCTTtaattccattcattatttgtagcgtGCCTGCTTCCAATAATCGCAATAagttttgtgctgttttacttTCAATCAGAAATAAATTATCTGCTTTCAAATTCTGTGAATTTTATCACAaattacaaactaaaaacatttttttttttttactctagagagaagcattgtattacattgattatattttacttaaccttgATGCTGTCATGGGAGAGTGCAGGGagacttcagatataaaaacGCAGACTTGTTAGGAAATGTGTACTCAATTAAATCATGGCGTGGTGGCTTCACATGTTATTTCTTGTTCAATTCTATATTAGTAGACGTAGCCATTGTGGGGTGAACGTTGTCTCAGTTATATTTATAACTGCGTGAGAATGTGTTGGCATGAACGCACATTGTCTACGCCGGGCGTAGTTGCGCCTGTTCGTAGTTTCAGTTGGTGCAACAGGTGTAAATATTTATGGTAAGGTGGGAAGTTGCAAAGCCCAGTGTAGGGCTTAGACCCTGCTAGCTGGTGCAACTGGCCCCCTAACTATAACCTCCAAAAAAAACTCATACCGGGGCTTTACTTGCCAGTAATGCTTGAATGGACTTCACTGTTTCGCTAAACATTCACGCCTACTTTCCTTCGAATAAAAGCAGTGCAGTGGCTGTGATGTACGTAAACCTACCAACATCCGTCGGCATGACGTATTGCAAgatgaaaaattcaaaaaatgttttagtggCATAAAAACGGTTATTTCATAATagttttttaatcaacatttataaaatatttcaaaagcttTGTGCAGATCTGTAATTGAAACGCATCAAGTGTCTGCATCATCTTAGTCTGGAGGACGGACTGCATTGGGAATAAACAGTTACTAGCCACAGCATTTGTTAAATTCAATCTGAAATGAAAGAGAATTCATCAAAGCCTGTTCTCCCTATGCGCAAGTTACCACCAAGGGGGCCCCACTGCAGCTGTGCAATTAAAAGATTCttagtttatttaaaagatttttcaatGATTATAAACACCTTGCTTGATTCTGTTCCtgtaatttaaagcaattttttgCATCTTTCCATGATAGGACAGTGGAGATACGGCAGGAAGCGAGTGGGAGCTCGAAAGGGAACTTAATATGTCTGTTTTGTCTGTATCATGTCAGTGAACTGTTTAAGGCTTTACACATGCGCAGTAAAACGTACTgcgttactaacgtaacctcggttccctgaaatacgggaacgagtactgcgtcaAAGATGCTATGGGAAAAaacccttttttctcctgaactgaagccttattcaatcacgcagtgaaactgcacgtcCATCGGTGGCTGAGGAGCAGGGTTGTGTAACTCAAGGCCTCCACCTCTGACTGAGCCAGAACCAGCCAGTCGTCGTGGTAATTGAGAATGCGGATTCCCTTCTGCCTTAGAGGGGAGAGAGCCGCATCCATGCACTCTGTAAACGTGCGAGGAGCTAAAGACAGCCCGAATGGGAGGACCCTGAACGGGTAAGCCACATCCTTGAAGGCAAATCTCAAGAACGGCCTGTGAtgggggggctatctggatgtgaaagtaagcttCTTTGAGATCCAGTGAAAAGAACCAATCCCCTGAGTGTATTTGCGAGCGAATTTGTTTCAGTGTGATCATTCTGAATTGCCGTCTCATGAGGGCGTGGTTCAGACGTCTTAGATCGAGGATGGGGTGCAGCCCGCCATCCTTCttgggaactaggaagtatcGGCTGTAAAACCCTGAGTCGCGATGAGCTGGGGCAACGACTTCTATGGCT comes from the Cyprinus carpio isolate SPL01 chromosome B4, ASM1834038v1, whole genome shotgun sequence genome and includes:
- the LOC109072850 gene encoding gastrula zinc finger protein XlCGF26.1-like: MAFIKEESEDMKIEEAFRVKHEDTEKQTKMEFIKEEREDMKIEETFRVKHEDTEKQTKMEFIKEESKDMKFEEAFRVKHEDTEEQTDLMAMKEESQEQNETEEKDQNEEHLDFKTEEDSISCSQAEKTQNLNSQMRVHTGESSFTCQQCGEIFNEKESFKVHMKIHFENKPFICTQCGKCFTRKKNLRTHMRIHTEVRPYTCEQCGKSFILKSHLKAHMSIHTGERPYTCKLCGKSFSRNGGLTIHMRVHTEKKPLICSQCGKLFAQKRTLDAHMRVHTGEKPFTCTQCGKNFRLKESLKTHIRSHTGEKPFICSQCGKSFRYKENLNYHISIHSREKSFKCHQCERSFKDTNHLQDHVKIHIGEKPLMCHHCGLSCSKEDKLKVHLRVHTGEKPFACEQCGKSFRVKEYLKIHKVVHTGEKPYKCPQCEKSFTCPSSMKRHLKTHSGKKLPFSSVSQVV